In a genomic window of Meriones unguiculatus strain TT.TT164.6M chromosome 8, Bangor_MerUng_6.1, whole genome shotgun sequence:
- the Naprt gene encoding nicotinate phosphoribosyltransferase isoform X1, which yields MAMELDGEGRMVVRPLLTDLYQATMALGYWRAGRACETAEFELFFRNCPFGGSFALAAGLRDCMRFLRAFRLQDADVQFLASVLPPDTDPAFFQHLRALDCSGVTVRALPEGSLAFPGVPLLQVSGPLLLVQLLETPLLCLVSYASLVATNAARLRLIAGPDKRLLEFGLRRAQGPDGGFTASIYSYLGGFDSSSNTLAGQLRGVPVAGTLAHSFVTSFSGSEVPPDPMLVPASGEGPTVDLPASVNLWLKRVCSYLGLEVQEPHPGERAAFVAYALAFPRAFQGLLDSYSVHRSGLPNFLAVALALGELGYRAVGVRLDSGDLLQQAQKIRGIFRTVGAQFQMPWLESVPIAVSNNIDEKELARLAQKGSEVNVIGIGTSVVTCPKQPSMGCVYKLVSVGGQPRMKKTEDPEKQTLPGSKAAFRFLGSDGSLLLDLLQLAEEPPPKAGQELRVWPQGAQEPRTVKPAQVEPLLRLYLQHGQLCEPLPSLDESRTFAQQSLSRLSPAHKQLQSPAIYPVALSEKLRALVDSLSAGGPL from the exons ATGGCAATGGAACTGGACGGCGAGGGGCGCATGGTGGTGCGGCCGCTGCTCACGGACCTCTACCAGGCTACCATGGCGCTGGGCTACTGGCGCGCCGGCCGGGCATGTGAGACAGCAGAGTTTGAGCTCTTCTTCCGCAACTGCCCTTTTGGAGGATCCTTCGCCCTGGCCGCCGGCCTGCGGGACTGTATGCGCTTCCTCCGTGCCTTCCGTCTGCAGGATGCAG ATGTGCAGTTCCTGGCTTCGGTACTACCTCCAGACACTGACCCTGCGTTCTTCCAGCACCTTCGGGCCCTTGACTGCTCTGGGGTGACCGTGCGGGCCCTGCCGGAGGGTTCCCTTGCTTTCCCTGGC GTGCCGCTGCTGCAGGTGTCTGGGCCTCTCCTTTTGGTGCAGCTGCTGGAGACTCCCCTGCTGTGTCTGGTCAGCTACGCTAG CCTCGTAGCCACCAACGCTGCTCGGCTTCGCCTGATTGCAGGGCCGGATAAGAGACTGCTAGAGTTCGGCTTGCGGCGAGCCCAGGGTCCAGATGGGGGCTTCACAGCATCTATTTACAGCTACCTGGGCG GGTTCGacagcagcagcaacacactTGCTGGACAACTGAGGGGTGTGCCGGTGGCAGGGACCCTGGCCCATTCCTTTGTCACTTCATTTTCGGGTAGTGAGGTGCCCCCGGACCCG ATGTTGGTTCCAGCCTCAGGTGAGGGCCCCACGGTGGACCTGCCTGCCAGCGTAAATCTGTGGCTGAAGCGTGTTTGCAGCTACCTGGGGCTAGAGGTTCAGGAGCCACATCCAGGGGAACGGGCAGCGTTTGTGGCCTATGCTCTGGCCTTTCCCCGGGCTTTCCAGGGCCTGCTAGATTCCTACAGTGTGCACAG GAGTGGCCTTCCTAACTTCCTGGCAGTTGCCCTGGCGCTGGGGGAGCTAGGCTACAGGGCAGTCGGCGTGAGGCTGGACAGTGGTGACCTGCTTCAGCAGGCTCAGAAGATCCGTGGGATCTTTCGAACTGTTGGTGCTCA GTTCCAGATGCCCTGGCTAGAATCTGTTCCCATTGCAGTCAGCAACAACATTGATGAGAAGGAGCTAGCTCGGCTGGCCCAGAAG GGCAGTGAGGTGAACGTCATTGGCATTGGTACCAGTGTGGTCACCTGTCCCAAACAGCCTTCTATGGGCTGTGTCTACAAG CTGGTATCTGTGGGAGGCCAACCTCGGATGAAGAAGACAGAAGACCCCGAGAAGCAAACACTGCCAGGGAGCAAGGCTGCCTTCCGGTTCCTAGGCTCTGATG GGTCTTTGCTACTAGACCTACTGCAGTTGGCAGAAGAGCCCCCACCCAAGGCTGGGCAGGAACTCAGGGTTTGGCCTCAAGGGGCCCAGGAGCCCCGCACCGTGAAGCCAGCCCAGGTGGAGCCATTGCTGCGACTCTACCTGCAACATGGACAG CTATGTGAACCACTTCCATCTCTGGATGAGTCCAGAACCTTTGCCCAGCAGTCCCTGAGCCGCCTCAGTCCTGCTCATAAGCAGCTGCAGAGCCCTGCCATATATCCG GTTGCACTGTCAGAGAAGCTTCGGGCACTGGTAGACAGCTTGAGTGCTGGAGGTCCTTTGTGA
- the Naprt gene encoding nicotinate phosphoribosyltransferase isoform X2 has protein sequence MGASQHLFTATWAMLVPASGEGPTVDLPASVNLWLKRVCSYLGLEVQEPHPGERAAFVAYALAFPRAFQGLLDSYSVHRSGLPNFLAVALALGELGYRAVGVRLDSGDLLQQAQKIRGIFRTVGAQFQMPWLESVPIAVSNNIDEKELARLAQKGSEVNVIGIGTSVVTCPKQPSMGCVYKLVSVGGQPRMKKTEDPEKQTLPGSKAAFRFLGSDGSLLLDLLQLAEEPPPKAGQELRVWPQGAQEPRTVKPAQVEPLLRLYLQHGQLCEPLPSLDESRTFAQQSLSRLSPAHKQLQSPAIYPVALSEKLRALVDSLSAGGPL, from the exons ATGGGGGCTTCACAGCATCTATTTACAGCTACCTGGGCG ATGTTGGTTCCAGCCTCAGGTGAGGGCCCCACGGTGGACCTGCCTGCCAGCGTAAATCTGTGGCTGAAGCGTGTTTGCAGCTACCTGGGGCTAGAGGTTCAGGAGCCACATCCAGGGGAACGGGCAGCGTTTGTGGCCTATGCTCTGGCCTTTCCCCGGGCTTTCCAGGGCCTGCTAGATTCCTACAGTGTGCACAG GAGTGGCCTTCCTAACTTCCTGGCAGTTGCCCTGGCGCTGGGGGAGCTAGGCTACAGGGCAGTCGGCGTGAGGCTGGACAGTGGTGACCTGCTTCAGCAGGCTCAGAAGATCCGTGGGATCTTTCGAACTGTTGGTGCTCA GTTCCAGATGCCCTGGCTAGAATCTGTTCCCATTGCAGTCAGCAACAACATTGATGAGAAGGAGCTAGCTCGGCTGGCCCAGAAG GGCAGTGAGGTGAACGTCATTGGCATTGGTACCAGTGTGGTCACCTGTCCCAAACAGCCTTCTATGGGCTGTGTCTACAAG CTGGTATCTGTGGGAGGCCAACCTCGGATGAAGAAGACAGAAGACCCCGAGAAGCAAACACTGCCAGGGAGCAAGGCTGCCTTCCGGTTCCTAGGCTCTGATG GGTCTTTGCTACTAGACCTACTGCAGTTGGCAGAAGAGCCCCCACCCAAGGCTGGGCAGGAACTCAGGGTTTGGCCTCAAGGGGCCCAGGAGCCCCGCACCGTGAAGCCAGCCCAGGTGGAGCCATTGCTGCGACTCTACCTGCAACATGGACAG CTATGTGAACCACTTCCATCTCTGGATGAGTCCAGAACCTTTGCCCAGCAGTCCCTGAGCCGCCTCAGTCCTGCTCATAAGCAGCTGCAGAGCCCTGCCATATATCCG GTTGCACTGTCAGAGAAGCTTCGGGCACTGGTAGACAGCTTGAGTGCTGGAGGTCCTTTGTGA
- the Mroh6 gene encoding maestro heat-like repeat-containing protein family member 6 produces MAGGVWGRGRDGPVGSLTLTALAEGIRANQGQPVGPSSTGPQAEHLELGPEAEIYPRTLTPASEAQLGNEVVAPTAGSGNCSPHNAREPAPERFYQYSWEEGTLADLAVYTAACLEDAGYAGTQATALTLSSALEARGQRLEDQVHSLVRGLLAQVPSLAEGRPRRAALRVLSALALEHAQDVVCALLPSSLPPDRAATELWRSLSRNQRVNGQVLVQLLWALKGTAGPEPEALAATRALGEMLAVSGCVGATRGFYPHLLLALVTQLHELAQGVNSPESPKVWEPSRRGPPHSHASCTVEALKALLSGDGGRMVVTCMEQAGGWRRLVGAHTHLEGVLLLASAMVTHADHHLRGLFADLLPRLRSTNNQQRLTAMAFFTGLLQSQPTARLLREEVILERLRTWQGDPEPTVRWLGLLGLGHLAMNRGKIRHVNTLLPVLLRALGEGDARLVGAALGALRRVLLQPGAPVRLLSSELRPRLPPLLDDARDSVRASAVGLLGTLVRRGQRGLRLGLQGPLRKLVLQSLVPLLLRLHDSSQDAAESSEWTLARCDRALRWGLLEEMVTVAHYDSPEALSRVCHCLVQRYPSHVQYFLSQTQGYLRSPQDALRRAATVLIGFLVYHASPNGVSQDLLDSLFQDLGQLQGDPESSVSTAARVSAQQVALLARAQVQTRSPRLFRFIRHRSYPTRPHPLYDDSPFLRRSLAGRWSCPEPR; encoded by the exons ATGGCTGGGGGTGTGTGGGGTCGGGGCCGGGATGGCCCTGTGGGGTCCCTAACGCTGACAGCTCTAGCGGAAGGAATCCGGGCTAACCAGGGGCAGCCTGTGGGACCCTCCTCTACAGGCCCTCAGGCTGAGCACCTGGAGCTTGGACCTGAGGCTGAGATCTACCCTCGAACGCTCACCCCCGCCTCGGAGGCCCAGCTTGGGAATGAAGTGGTTGCCCCAACAGCTGGCAGTGGGAACTGTTCCCCACACAACGCCCGGGAGCCAGCCCCTGAGAGATTCTACCAG TACTCCTGGGAGGAAGGGACGCTTGCAGACCTTGCGGTGTATACAGCTGCCTGTCTGGAGGACGCTGGGTATGCCGGGACCCAAGCAACAGCGCTCACTCTGTCCTCAGCCCTGGAGGCCCGTGGCCAGCGACTGGAGGACCAG GTCCACAGTCTGGTGCGTGGACTGCTGGCACAGGTGCCTAGCCTGGCGGAGGGGAGGCCCCGGCGGGCAGCCCTCCGGGTGCTGAGCGCGCTGGCTCTGGAGCATGCGCAGGACGTGGTGTGTGCGCTGCTACCCAGTTCACTTCCCCCTGACCG GGCGGCCACTGAGCTGTGGCGAAGTCTAAGTAGGAACCAGCGCGTCAACGGGCAGGTGCTGGTGCAACTGCTGTGGGCATTGAAGGGCACCGCAGGTCCTGAGCCCGAGGCACTGGCA GCCACGCGTGCTCTTGGAGAGATGTTGGCAGTGTCCGGCTGCGTGGGAGCCACGCGAGGCTTCTACCCTCACCTGCTCTTGGCACTGGTCACCCAGCTACACGAGCTGGCTCAAGGTGTTAATTCCCCGGAGAGCCCTAAGGTTTGGGAGCCTTCTCGCCGAGGCCCGCCTCACAGCCACGCCAG CTGCACGGTGGAGGCCTTGAAGGCTTTGCTCAGTGGGGACGGTGGCCGCATGGTAGTCACGTGCATGGAGCAAGCGGGAGGCTGGAGGAGACTGGTAGGAGCCCACACCCACCTGGAGGGCGTCCTGCTGCTAGCCAG CGCCATGGTAACGCACGCGGATCACCACCTGCGAGGCCTTTTTGCAGACTTGCTTCCTCGGCTACGAAGCACCAACAACCAGCAGCGCCTCACCGCTATGGCTTTCTTTACCGGG CTGTTGCAGAGCCAGCCCACTGCACGCCTTTTGCGTGAGGAAGTCATCCTGGAGCGGCTTCGAACCTGGCAGGGCGACCCAGAGCCCACCGTGCGCTGGCTAGGACTCCTTGGCCTTGGGCACCTTGCCATGAATCGTGGGAAG ATAAGGCATGTGAACACGCTGCTGCCGGTACTCCTAAGAGCGCTGGGCGAGGGGGACGCGAGGCTCGTGGGTGCTGCCCTGGGTGCGCTGCGGAGAGTACTGCTGCAGCCGGGAGCACCCGTGAGGCTCCTCAGCTCGGAACTGCGACCACGCCTCCCGCCGCTGCTGGACGAT GCTCGGGACTCTGTCCGCGCTTCAGCTGTGGGACTCCTTGGGACGCTGGTGCGGCGGGGACAGAGGGGTCTCCGGTTGGGGCTTCAGGGACCCCTGCGGAAATTGGTGCTACAGAGTCTGGTGCCGTTGTTGCTGCGTCTCCATGACTCCAGTCAGGACGCCGCTGAG AGCTCGGAGTGGACACTAGCTCGCTGTGATCGGGCCCTTCGATGGGGCCTCCTGGAGGAGATGGTTACTGTGGCCCACTATGACAGCCCGGAGGCTCTAAGCCGTGTCTGCCACTGCCTG GTTCAGCGGTATCCAAGCCATGTTCAGTATTTCCTGAGTCAGACCCAGGGCTACCTGCGCAGCCCACAGGACGCCTTGCGCCGCGCAGCCACTGTGCTAATAG GCTTCCTGGTCTATCACGCTAGCCCCAATGGAGTCAGTCAGGACCTGTTGGACTCTCTGTTCCAGG ATCTAGGACAGCTGCAGGGCGACCCGGAGTCTTCGGTGTCCACGGCTGCGCGAGTATCTGCCCAGCAGGTGGCGCTGCTCGCTCGGGCGCAGGTCCAAACACGCAGCCCCCGCCTCTTCCGCTTCATCCGCCATCGTTCATATCCTACAAGGCCCCATCCACTCTATGACGATAGTCCATTCCTACGCCGGAGCCTTGCAGGCCGATGGAGCTGCCCCGAACCTCGATGA